Proteins encoded within one genomic window of Bacteroides sedimenti:
- the guaB gene encoding IMP dehydrogenase, with protein sequence MSFIAEKIVMDGLTYDDVLLIPSYSEVLPRNVDLTTKFSRNIELKIPFVTAAMDTVTEAKMAIAIAREGGIGVIHKNMSIKAQAKQVAIVKRAENGMIYDPVTIKQGSTVRDALSLMAEYKIGGIPVVDDDRKLVGIVTNRDLRFERDMNKRIDEVMTKENLVTTNQSTDLEAASQILQQHKIEKLPVVDKEGKLVGLVTYKDITKAKDKPMACKDSKGRLRVAAGVGVTSDTFARMQALVDAGADAIVIDTAHGHSKGVIDQLKEAKKRFPEVDIVVGNIATADAAIALAEAGADGVKVGIGPGSICTTRVVAGVGVPQLSAVYDVAKALKDTGVPLIADGGLRYSGDVVKALAAGGYSVMIGSLVAGVEESPGETIIFNGRKFKSYRGMGSLEAMENGSKDRYFQSGETDVKKLVPEGIAARVPYKGTLFEVIYQLCGGLRSGMGYCGAENIDKLHNAKFTRVTSAGVLESHPHDVTITSEAPNYSRPE encoded by the coding sequence ATGTCATTTATTGCAGAAAAAATTGTCATGGATGGATTAACTTACGACGACGTACTTTTAATCCCTTCATATTCTGAGGTATTACCCCGTAATGTCGATCTCACGACTAAGTTCTCACGAAACATTGAATTAAAGATCCCTTTTGTAACTGCAGCGATGGATACTGTAACCGAGGCGAAAATGGCTATTGCCATTGCACGTGAAGGTGGTATTGGCGTGATTCATAAAAATATGTCTATCAAGGCTCAGGCAAAGCAGGTTGCAATTGTAAAGCGTGCCGAGAATGGTATGATCTATGATCCTGTAACAATCAAACAAGGTTCAACAGTACGTGATGCTTTGTCATTGATGGCAGAGTATAAAATTGGTGGTATCCCGGTTGTTGATGATGACAGAAAGCTGGTTGGTATTGTAACCAACCGTGACTTGCGCTTTGAACGTGATATGAATAAGCGCATTGATGAGGTGATGACAAAAGAAAACTTGGTAACAACCAATCAGTCAACTGACTTAGAAGCTGCATCTCAAATTTTACAGCAACATAAGATTGAAAAACTTCCTGTTGTAGATAAAGAAGGTAAACTAGTTGGATTGGTTACTTATAAAGATATTACAAAAGCGAAGGACAAACCTATGGCCTGCAAAGATTCAAAGGGAAGACTTCGTGTTGCAGCAGGAGTGGGTGTTACCTCCGATACATTTGCACGAATGCAAGCATTGGTTGATGCTGGTGCGGACGCTATTGTTATTGATACTGCCCACGGACATTCTAAAGGTGTGATTGATCAGTTGAAGGAAGCAAAAAAGCGTTTTCCTGAGGTAGATATTGTTGTTGGTAATATTGCAACGGCTGATGCAGCAATAGCATTGGCGGAAGCTGGAGCTGATGGAGTAAAAGTGGGTATCGGCCCGGGTTCCATCTGTACAACCCGTGTGGTAGCAGGTGTGGGCGTTCCTCAACTTTCAGCGGTGTATGATGTTGCAAAAGCGTTGAAAGATACAGGTGTTCCTTTAATTGCTGACGGTGGCCTTAGATATTCAGGAGATGTTGTAAAAGCATTGGCTGCAGGTGGTTATTCAGTAATGATCGGTTCATTGGTTGCAGGTGTGGAAGAAAGCCCGGGTGAAACAATTATCTTCAACGGAAGGAAATTCAAATCATATCGCGGAATGGGGTCGCTTGAAGCTATGGAAAATGGTTCTAAGGATCGTTATTTCCAGAGTGGAGAAACAGATGTTAAAAAATTGGTTCCGGAAGGTATTGCTGCTCGCGTTCCTTACAAAGGAACTCTGTTCGAAGTTATTTATCAGTTATGTGGTGGACTTCGTTCTGGCATGGGATATTGTGGCGCAGAAAATATTGATAAACTTCATAATGCGAAATTTACACGCGTAACAAGTGCTGGTGTACTCGAAAGCCATCCGCATGATGTAACTATCACAAGTGAAGCTCCGAACTATAGTCGACCAGAATAA